In the genome of Bryobacteraceae bacterium, one region contains:
- the cobA gene encoding uroporphyrinogen-III C-methyltransferase, which translates to MPRPGTVYLIGAGPGDPALITLRGRDLLAQADVVVHDHLANPALLRHAPNALHIYAGKKKADHALSQDDIAALLIEHARAGRTVARLKGGDPYVFGRGGEEAEALASAGIPFEVVPGVTSPLGIAAYCGVPLTHRGHASTLTIVTGHNPEEIDWRAATAAETLVILMGLTTIGDIVQRLIAAGRDPATPALAVRWGTRPSQRTIEAPLADLPAAIENARLKPPATVFIGSVVSLRGKLNWFEKLPLFGQRIVVTRAAAQASEFAERLARLGADVIEYPSIEIHPAPDYADLDAAIARLETYAWLIFTSVNGVRFFLQRLAQSTRDLRAIRGRICAIGPATAAALADAHLKIDLMPKEYVAESVLEAFAAHHLAGARILLPRAAVARDLIPVELANRGADVDVVEAYRTLRPEAPPLHTGRIHWLTFTSSSTARNFFAMAPPESWAGARIASIGPVTSATIREHGCTVHAEADPHTIPGLLDALVTQPPPAAEDR; encoded by the coding sequence ATGCCCCGCCCCGGAACCGTCTACCTGATCGGAGCCGGCCCCGGCGACCCCGCTCTCATCACCCTCCGCGGCCGCGATCTCCTCGCCCAGGCCGACGTCGTCGTTCACGATCACCTCGCCAATCCGGCGCTCCTTCGCCACGCCCCCAACGCGCTCCACATCTACGCCGGAAAGAAAAAGGCGGACCACGCCCTCTCGCAAGACGACATCGCCGCGCTCCTCATCGAGCACGCCCGCGCCGGACGCACCGTCGCCCGCCTCAAAGGCGGCGACCCATACGTCTTCGGCCGTGGCGGCGAAGAAGCCGAAGCCCTCGCCTCGGCCGGCATCCCTTTCGAAGTGGTCCCCGGCGTCACCTCTCCCCTCGGCATCGCCGCCTATTGCGGCGTCCCGCTCACGCACCGCGGCCACGCCTCCACCCTCACCATCGTCACCGGACACAATCCGGAAGAGATCGATTGGCGCGCCGCCACCGCTGCCGAAACGCTCGTGATTCTCATGGGGCTCACCACCATCGGCGACATCGTCCAGCGCCTCATCGCCGCCGGCCGCGATCCCGCCACGCCCGCCCTCGCCGTCCGCTGGGGCACCCGTCCCTCGCAGCGCACCATTGAGGCCCCGCTCGCCGATCTCCCCGCCGCCATCGAAAACGCGCGGCTCAAGCCGCCCGCCACCGTCTTCATCGGCAGCGTCGTCTCGCTCCGCGGCAAGCTCAACTGGTTCGAAAAACTCCCCCTCTTCGGCCAGCGCATCGTCGTCACCCGCGCCGCCGCCCAAGCCTCCGAGTTCGCCGAAAGGCTTGCCCGCCTCGGCGCGGACGTCATCGAGTACCCCTCCATCGAAATCCACCCCGCGCCGGACTACGCCGATCTCGATGCCGCCATCGCCCGCCTCGAAACCTACGCCTGGCTCATCTTCACTTCCGTGAACGGAGTCCGCTTCTTCCTCCAACGCCTCGCCCAATCCACCCGCGACCTCCGCGCCATCCGCGGCCGCATCTGCGCCATCGGCCCCGCCACCGCCGCCGCGCTCGCCGACGCCCATCTCAAGATCGATCTCATGCCGAAGGAATACGTCGCCGAATCGGTCCTCGAAGCATTCGCCGCCCACCACCTCGCCGGAGCCCGCATCCTGCTGCCCCGCGCCGCCGTCGCCCGCGACCTCATCCCCGTCGAACTCGCCAATCGCGGCGCCGACGTCGACGTCGTCGAAGCCTATCGCACCCTTCGCCCCGAAGCTCCCCCACTCCACACCGGCCGTATCCACTGGCTGACATTCACCAGTTCCTCCACCGCCCGCAACTTCTTCGCAATGGCCCCGCCCGAATCCTGGGCCGGCGCTCGCATCGCCTCCATCGGCCCGGTGACCTCAGCCACCATCCGCGAACACGGCTGCACCGTCCACGCCGAAGCCGATCCGCACACCATCCCCGGCCTCCTCGACGCGCTGGTTACTCAACCACCTCCAGCGGCCGAAGATCGATAA
- the hemC gene encoding hydroxymethylbilane synthase, producing the protein MKIVIGSRGSQLALWQARHIESRLQSLGAETSIEIIRTTGDKITDVALSKVGGKGLFTKELEEALLDGRIHVAVHSMKDMPTDLPAGLALAAIPEREDPRDAIVGSTLAALKQGARVGTSSLRRAAQLKALRPDLTVESVRGNLDTRLRKLDEGQYDAILLAAAGLRRLGWASRIAELLDPNTMCPAVGQGALAVEAVEGSEAAALCAKLDHAPTRAAVTAERALLAALGGGCQIPIGAHATLDPEGLHIHAIVAAQDGSEMVRADSSGSPADAAALGETLAAQLRAQGAGRILAGVAT; encoded by the coding sequence ATGAAAATCGTCATCGGCTCGCGCGGCTCGCAACTCGCGCTCTGGCAAGCCCGCCACATCGAATCGCGCTTGCAGTCGCTCGGCGCGGAAACCTCCATCGAGATCATCAGGACCACCGGCGACAAGATCACCGATGTCGCGCTTTCCAAGGTCGGCGGTAAGGGCCTCTTCACCAAGGAGCTCGAAGAAGCGCTCCTCGACGGCCGCATCCACGTCGCCGTCCACTCGATGAAGGACATGCCCACGGATCTTCCCGCCGGCCTCGCGCTCGCCGCCATTCCCGAACGTGAGGACCCGCGCGACGCCATCGTCGGCTCCACCCTCGCGGCTCTCAAGCAAGGCGCCCGCGTCGGCACCAGTTCCCTCCGCCGCGCCGCTCAACTCAAAGCCCTCCGTCCCGATCTCACCGTCGAGTCCGTCCGCGGCAATCTCGACACCCGCCTCCGCAAGCTCGATGAAGGCCAGTACGACGCCATCCTCCTCGCCGCCGCCGGACTCCGCCGTCTCGGCTGGGCGTCGCGCATCGCCGAACTCCTCGACCCAAACACCATGTGTCCCGCCGTCGGCCAGGGTGCGCTCGCCGTCGAGGCCGTCGAGGGCTCGGAAGCCGCGGCCCTTTGCGCCAAACTCGACCACGCACCCACACGCGCCGCTGTAACCGCCGAACGCGCCCTGCTCGCCGCTCTCGGCGGCGGCTGCCAGATTCCCATCGGCGCCCACGCCACACTCGATCCCGAAGGCCTCCACATCCACGCCATCGTCGCGGCGCAGGATGGGTCGGAAATGGTTCGCGCCGACTCCTCCGGCTCTCCCGCCGACGCTGCCGCGCTCGGGGAAACGCTGGCAGCCCAACTTCGCGCGCAAGGCGCCGGCCGCATCCTCGCCGGAGTCGCCACCTAA
- the hemA gene encoding glutamyl-tRNA reductase — translation MRLAITGLNHTTAPVEVRERLAFKADLLPRWLEDLNNTPGVAEAMVLSTCNRVEVTLAADDSCDPEQTAAGFLARSQQVDESWLRPYLYTFHDRDAIRHLFRVAASLDSMIVGEPQILGQMKDAYEAARAAGCVNGFLDSVITRAFSVAKRVRTETEIGQNAVSVSYAAVELARQIFGSLSGSKVFLIGAGKMSELAARHLERAGVGEIVVTNRSPERARAMAELFRGRIVDYQSFTTHLHEMDVVIASSGAPHYILTRDQMKKVMSARRNRPMFLIDIAVPRNIEPAAADLGGVFLYDIDDLQKVVESNVANRQSEAGEAEKIVAGEVDRMVARLKARELTPTIVGLQQYLENVRAAELGRMRGRLGALTPQQEEALESLTKAMMNKIAHAPIAELRRQAASETNHHFLDAIRRIFHITELEPK, via the coding sequence ATGCGGCTGGCCATCACAGGACTCAATCACACCACCGCACCCGTCGAGGTCCGCGAACGTCTTGCCTTCAAGGCTGACCTCCTCCCCCGCTGGCTGGAGGATCTCAACAACACCCCCGGTGTCGCCGAAGCCATGGTCCTCTCCACCTGCAACCGCGTCGAGGTCACGCTCGCCGCCGACGACTCCTGCGATCCTGAACAAACCGCCGCCGGCTTCCTCGCCCGCTCCCAGCAGGTCGACGAGTCCTGGCTCCGTCCCTACCTCTATACCTTCCATGACCGCGACGCCATCCGGCATCTTTTCCGCGTCGCCGCCTCGCTCGACTCCATGATCGTCGGCGAACCCCAAATCCTCGGCCAGATGAAGGACGCCTACGAGGCCGCCCGCGCCGCCGGCTGCGTCAATGGTTTCCTCGATTCCGTCATCACCCGCGCCTTCTCCGTAGCCAAGCGCGTCCGCACCGAAACCGAAATCGGCCAGAACGCCGTCTCCGTCAGCTACGCCGCCGTCGAACTCGCCCGCCAGATCTTCGGCTCGCTCTCCGGCTCCAAGGTCTTCCTTATCGGCGCCGGCAAGATGTCGGAACTCGCCGCCCGTCACCTCGAACGCGCCGGCGTCGGCGAGATCGTCGTCACCAACCGTTCCCCCGAACGCGCCCGCGCCATGGCCGAACTCTTCCGCGGCCGCATCGTCGACTATCAGAGCTTCACCACCCACCTCCACGAAATGGACGTGGTGATCGCCTCCTCCGGCGCCCCTCACTACATCCTCACCCGGGACCAGATGAAAAAGGTTATGTCGGCCCGCCGCAACCGCCCGATGTTTCTGATCGATATCGCCGTGCCGCGCAATATCGAACCCGCCGCCGCCGATCTCGGAGGCGTCTTCCTCTACGACATCGACGACCTCCAGAAAGTGGTGGAAAGCAACGTCGCCAACCGCCAGTCCGAAGCCGGCGAAGCCGAAAAGATCGTCGCCGGCGAAGTCGACCGCATGGTCGCCCGCCTCAAGGCTCGCGAACTCACGCCCACCATCGTCGGACTCCAGCAGTATCTCGAAAACGTGCGCGCCGCCGAACTCGGCCGGATGCGCGGCCGTCTCGGCGCGCTCACCCCCCAGCAGGAAGAAGCTCTCGAGTCCCTCACCAAGGCGATGATGAACAAGATCGCCCACGCCCCCATCGCCGAGTTGCGGCGTCAGGCGGCATCGGAAACCAACCACCACTTCCTCGACGCCATCCGCCGCATCTTCCACATCACCGAACTCGAACCGAAATGA
- the ccsA gene encoding cytochrome c biogenesis protein CcsA gives MSIFWLRVATVLYAAGLLHVIATVLRRQSSWFRPAFTAFTAAVLLHAVSITEAWFELGTLPANNFFQSVSLCAFLIAIFFLFIHWRYSFSSLSVFLFPLVFLMTLLGATEVPVASWSNPSLRNAWLLLHVALVLLGYAALILTAVASIFYLIQERRLKAKTSAGIFDKLPPLGTLDNLINRSMGFGFVLLTLATVAGMTWAFIESGTRWIGDPKIAISLLTWWLCLVMVFLRSTAGWRGRKAALMSLSVVGFSALTWAAHVGLRPELLK, from the coding sequence ATGAGCATCTTCTGGCTGCGCGTCGCGACGGTGCTGTACGCCGCCGGCCTCCTCCATGTCATCGCCACTGTCCTCAGGCGCCAAAGCTCCTGGTTCCGGCCCGCCTTCACCGCCTTCACCGCCGCCGTCCTTCTCCATGCCGTCTCGATCACCGAAGCATGGTTCGAACTCGGAACGCTCCCCGCCAATAACTTCTTCCAAAGCGTCTCACTCTGCGCCTTCCTCATCGCCATCTTCTTCCTGTTCATACACTGGCGGTACAGCTTCTCATCCCTCTCCGTCTTCCTCTTTCCCCTCGTCTTCCTCATGACCCTCCTCGGCGCAACGGAAGTGCCCGTCGCATCCTGGAGCAATCCCAGCCTCCGCAACGCCTGGCTCCTCCTCCACGTCGCGCTCGTCCTCCTCGGCTACGCCGCCCTCATTCTCACCGCCGTCGCCAGTATCTTCTACCTCATTCAGGAACGCCGCCTCAAAGCGAAAACCTCGGCCGGCATCTTCGACAAGCTCCCCCCGCTCGGCACCCTCGACAACCTCATCAACCGCTCCATGGGCTTCGGCTTCGTCCTCCTCACTCTCGCCACCGTCGCCGGCATGACTTGGGCGTTCATCGAGTCCGGCACCCGCTGGATCGGCGACCCCAAGATCGCCATCTCCCTCCTCACCTGGTGGCTCTGCCTGGTCATGGTCTTCCTGCGCTCCACCGCCGGCTGGCGCGGCCGCAAGGCCGCCCTCATGTCGCTTTCCGTCGTCGGTTTTTCCGCACTCACATGGGCCGCCCATGTCGGCCTCCGTCCCGAACTTCTCAAATAA
- a CDS encoding radical SAM protein translates to MAGVGAGLDEERLHRENIRLGQAEYEAQRLYLRSFPRNVGIVLGNGCNIHCPHCYQGKNGDNLLRHPELGRELRRELTAFYPYLSTLGMQGGELFALPGFRELIDDASAAVSRPIISISTNGTLIDDGWAERIVRTPFRNVTVSIDGGTAGTYARMRVGADLGAVLENVGRIRAWKQKLGSPWPLLDSFFVIMRSNFREIPEYLRLMRANGMEEVALQTVQINGRNQAAAGEAISTAEEIRELHAICADALARERPRFRAVRLSGLQALFERENLDASFLDEQASGLYPDSDGLGGGFDLCPNPWTTMFLAEDGNVFLCFLSEPIGSFYEAPLAAIWNSPRALAKRSSMVAGRYSDAGCSKLWCSWREGKRAQEPVGAVKHALLTQIREMRRDAPAPPEPAAQVAAVRRLLAEKDRRIAETECLLEPAQAHIDHLEDKVAGLQRVADSVDGLTNELIRARADAETARTKAAADVEAARSELERFRSRRLIRVADRISRLFRG, encoded by the coding sequence ATGGCCGGGGTTGGCGCGGGCCTGGACGAAGAACGGTTGCATCGGGAGAACATTCGGCTGGGGCAGGCCGAATATGAGGCGCAGCGGTTGTACCTGCGTTCGTTCCCGCGCAACGTGGGGATCGTGCTCGGCAACGGGTGCAACATCCATTGCCCGCATTGCTACCAGGGGAAGAACGGTGACAATTTGCTGCGGCATCCTGAGTTGGGGCGCGAGTTGCGGCGGGAACTGACGGCGTTCTATCCGTACCTTTCGACGTTGGGGATGCAAGGCGGCGAGTTGTTCGCGCTGCCGGGTTTTCGGGAGCTGATCGACGACGCGAGTGCGGCGGTGTCGCGGCCGATCATCAGTATCAGCACGAACGGGACGCTGATCGACGATGGATGGGCGGAGCGCATCGTGCGGACGCCGTTCCGGAACGTGACGGTGTCGATCGACGGCGGGACCGCGGGTACCTATGCACGGATGCGGGTAGGGGCCGATCTTGGCGCAGTGCTGGAGAACGTCGGCCGGATCCGCGCGTGGAAGCAGAAACTCGGGAGCCCGTGGCCGCTGCTCGATTCCTTCTTCGTGATCATGCGGTCCAATTTCCGGGAGATTCCGGAGTACCTGCGGCTGATGCGGGCTAACGGAATGGAAGAAGTGGCGCTGCAGACCGTGCAGATCAACGGGCGGAACCAGGCGGCCGCCGGGGAAGCGATTTCTACGGCGGAGGAGATCCGGGAATTGCACGCGATCTGCGCTGACGCTCTGGCGCGCGAGCGTCCGCGATTTCGCGCCGTTCGGCTTAGCGGGCTCCAAGCGCTTTTCGAGCGCGAGAACCTCGATGCCTCATTTCTCGATGAACAGGCGAGCGGGCTCTATCCGGATAGCGACGGGCTGGGAGGCGGCTTCGACCTGTGCCCGAATCCGTGGACCACGATGTTTCTCGCCGAAGACGGCAACGTTTTCCTGTGCTTCCTTTCGGAGCCGATCGGCAGTTTTTACGAGGCGCCTCTGGCGGCGATCTGGAACAGTCCGCGCGCGCTGGCCAAGCGCAGTTCCATGGTGGCGGGGCGATATTCCGACGCGGGCTGTTCGAAGCTCTGGTGTTCGTGGCGGGAAGGGAAACGGGCGCAGGAACCGGTGGGGGCGGTGAAGCACGCATTGCTTACGCAGATTCGGGAGATGCGCAGGGACGCGCCCGCGCCACCCGAGCCAGCGGCGCAGGTGGCGGCTGTGCGGCGTCTGCTGGCGGAGAAGGATCGCCGCATCGCTGAGACGGAGTGTCTGCTCGAGCCGGCGCAGGCGCATATCGATCATCTCGAGGACAAGGTGGCCGGGCTGCAGAGGGTGGCGGATTCGGTGGACGGGCTCACGAACGAGCTGATCCGGGCGAGGGCGGATGCGGAGACGGCGCGGACCAAAGCGGCGGCGGATGTTGAGGCGGCGCGCTCCGAACTGGAGCGATTCCGGTCCCGGCGCCTGATCCGCGTGGCGGATCGGATTTCCCGGTTGTTCCGGGGATAG
- a CDS encoding radical SAM protein, producing MPDAPPTDSESLLELLRRLDVQKLSLLKSLTGPSTVPEIAAKALVRKIQNLCLARHHFLRRATSLLSRPLGLVVDPVNGCNLACPGCVHSRFSRDGKLFDWRPGRLPLDRFAQLLDRYGPYAFQAMFCNYGEPLVNPDTPRLVGMAKGYLMQTMFSTNLAVRGFDADAYVESGLDQMVVSIDGATQGVYELFRRRGDIEIAYRNLRLLIEAKRRAGKRTPVVCWHYLAFEHNEHEIPLAAETARQLGVDVFRVVTPFDVSWDDPSIKPSRAPPSVAEFNCDSEQDIAANWMVRCSESAASAIDREFERAWEDQYAGEEQHHAPATCQWLYTNMALDANGRVFPCWGAARPDLDLTYAHLDDPDPFHAPKYNLARLSWAHRDAYRQRHAELGGGAEPHCANCDWPHDEVAIGPAQISHYLRAARERLASAALSDPLIGWLTSW from the coding sequence ATGCCTGATGCGCCGCCCACCGATAGCGAGAGTCTTCTCGAACTTCTCCGCCGGCTCGACGTGCAAAAGCTTTCGCTCCTGAAGTCCCTAACCGGGCCGAGCACGGTGCCGGAGATCGCCGCCAAGGCCCTCGTCCGGAAGATCCAGAACCTGTGCCTGGCCAGGCATCACTTCCTGCGACGGGCCACCAGCCTCCTCTCGCGGCCGCTCGGGCTCGTGGTGGACCCCGTCAATGGCTGCAACCTCGCATGCCCGGGATGTGTTCATTCGCGCTTCTCCCGCGACGGAAAGCTCTTTGACTGGCGGCCCGGACGCCTCCCCCTGGACCGCTTCGCCCAACTGCTCGACCGCTACGGCCCCTACGCATTCCAGGCTATGTTCTGCAACTATGGCGAGCCGTTAGTCAATCCCGATACGCCGCGGCTGGTTGGGATGGCGAAAGGCTACCTCATGCAAACGATGTTCTCCACGAACCTCGCCGTTCGCGGCTTCGACGCCGATGCCTACGTGGAATCCGGCCTCGATCAGATGGTGGTATCCATCGACGGAGCCACCCAGGGCGTCTACGAGCTGTTTCGAAGGCGAGGTGACATCGAAATCGCCTACCGGAATCTCCGTCTCCTCATTGAGGCCAAGCGCCGGGCTGGCAAGCGCACTCCTGTCGTCTGCTGGCACTACCTCGCCTTTGAGCACAACGAACACGAGATCCCGCTGGCGGCGGAGACCGCCCGCCAGTTGGGCGTCGACGTATTCCGCGTGGTCACCCCATTCGATGTCTCCTGGGACGATCCTTCGATCAAGCCTTCGCGGGCGCCGCCCTCGGTTGCGGAATTCAATTGCGATTCCGAACAGGACATCGCGGCTAACTGGATGGTCCGTTGCTCCGAGTCCGCGGCCAGCGCCATCGATCGCGAGTTCGAACGCGCTTGGGAAGACCAATACGCCGGCGAAGAGCAGCACCATGCTCCCGCCACCTGCCAATGGCTCTATACAAACATGGCCCTCGACGCCAACGGGCGCGTTTTCCCATGTTGGGGCGCCGCCCGCCCGGACCTCGATCTCACCTACGCCCACCTCGACGACCCTGACCCGTTCCATGCGCCGAAATACAATCTGGCGCGCCTTTCCTGGGCCCACCGGGACGCCTATCGGCAGCGCCACGCCGAACTCGGTGGAGGCGCCGAACCGCATTGCGCCAATTGCGACTGGCCGCATGACGAAGTCGCCATCGGGCCCGCGCAAATCTCGCACTACCTCAGAGCGGCGCGAGAACGGTTGGCGTCCGCCGCGCTGAGCGATCCGCTGATCGGCTGGCTCACGTCCTGGTAG
- a CDS encoding alkaline phosphatase family protein, with translation MTRRTFLSAAPAFLQRKQRTVVFLVDGLGGDYVSASEMPVLESWKRKGVAKTVGGVMPSVTNANNTSVCCGAWPEEHGITANFFLDEETGTERYMESASLVLRPTLFERAGAKGVESALLSAKKKTVSLLPRGAKVAMTAEEPGAEWTRRLGPAPHIYSPEINHWLLKAAIDVLRREPEIGVVYVHTTDYPMHMWPPEARESRTHLARLDELFGELAAAARDAAILLTADHGMHHKSRCWDLEKACAARGVAIRTAISAEQDKYLKHHRGFGGTAWVYLKSARDADRAAEAMGKLPGVLRVLTRTEAAQEFRLMPSRIGELVVLGDGETVFGGLDAETQSLPPEYRSHGGLSEAEVPLVAYNAEGAPEAEYFRHNVDLARWLFR, from the coding sequence ATGACGCGGCGAACTTTTCTCTCAGCGGCTCCGGCGTTTCTGCAACGGAAGCAGCGGACCGTGGTGTTCCTGGTGGACGGGCTGGGCGGCGACTATGTGTCGGCCAGCGAGATGCCGGTGCTCGAATCCTGGAAACGGAAGGGCGTCGCGAAGACGGTGGGAGGAGTGATGCCGTCGGTGACGAACGCGAACAACACGAGCGTCTGCTGCGGCGCGTGGCCGGAGGAGCACGGCATAACGGCCAACTTCTTTCTCGACGAGGAGACCGGTACGGAACGGTACATGGAGAGCGCGAGCCTTGTGCTGCGGCCGACGTTGTTCGAGAGGGCCGGCGCCAAGGGTGTGGAGTCCGCGCTGCTCTCGGCCAAGAAGAAGACGGTGAGCCTGCTGCCTCGCGGGGCCAAGGTGGCGATGACGGCCGAAGAGCCGGGGGCCGAGTGGACGAGGCGGCTGGGGCCCGCGCCACATATCTACAGCCCGGAGATCAACCACTGGCTGCTGAAGGCTGCGATCGACGTGCTGCGGCGGGAGCCGGAGATCGGGGTGGTGTATGTGCACACGACCGACTATCCGATGCATATGTGGCCGCCGGAAGCACGGGAGTCGCGGACGCACCTGGCCAGGCTCGACGAGCTGTTCGGCGAACTGGCGGCGGCGGCCCGGGATGCGGCGATCCTGTTGACTGCCGACCATGGGATGCATCACAAGAGCCGGTGTTGGGACCTGGAGAAGGCGTGCGCGGCGCGGGGCGTGGCGATCCGAACGGCGATTTCGGCGGAGCAGGACAAGTACCTGAAGCACCATCGTGGATTCGGCGGGACGGCGTGGGTGTATCTGAAGTCGGCGCGAGACGCGGATCGGGCGGCGGAGGCGATGGGCAAACTGCCGGGGGTGCTGCGGGTCCTCACGCGGACGGAAGCGGCGCAGGAGTTTCGACTGATGCCGTCGCGAATCGGCGAGTTGGTGGTGCTGGGCGACGGCGAGACGGTTTTTGGCGGGCTGGATGCGGAGACGCAATCCCTGCCGCCGGAATACCGGAGCCACGGGGGACTGAGCGAAGCGGAGGTTCCGCTGGTGGCGTACAACGCGGAGGGCGCCCCGGAAGCGGAGTACTTCCGGCACAACGTGGATCTCGCGCGGTGGTTGTTCCGATAG
- a CDS encoding lysophospholipid acyltransferase family protein, whose protein sequence is MWVFLRTVFFTYPGIIASTFVFGTMSIIVSPFASTGRSQHALARRWASWLLWFAGIRVRVEGAENIPPGGPFVFVANHRSYFDSPIVLPYLRVQFRFFAKASVFYWPLIGYHLKKSGHLPVHYDNPRESLKSMTQAARVIQRTGISVLLFPEAGRTTGELEAFKDGAAYVAIKAGVPMIPLGIVGSLDVQPPGSFSIHPGEVVIRVGTPVPTIDIPLGERTRLSQLLWVRVADLIGYPAPAEKREAAERELTPQ, encoded by the coding sequence ATGTGGGTTTTCCTGCGGACGGTCTTCTTCACCTATCCCGGCATCATCGCCTCGACGTTTGTGTTCGGCACGATGTCGATTATCGTGTCTCCGTTTGCCTCCACCGGGCGCAGCCAACATGCGCTGGCGCGGCGGTGGGCGAGCTGGCTGCTATGGTTCGCCGGCATTCGCGTCCGGGTGGAGGGCGCTGAGAACATCCCGCCGGGTGGGCCGTTCGTTTTCGTCGCCAATCACCGCAGCTACTTCGATTCGCCGATCGTGCTGCCGTACCTGCGGGTGCAGTTCCGTTTTTTCGCCAAGGCGAGCGTGTTCTACTGGCCGCTGATCGGGTATCACCTGAAGAAATCCGGCCACCTGCCGGTGCACTACGACAATCCGCGGGAGTCACTGAAGAGCATGACGCAGGCGGCGCGGGTGATCCAGCGGACGGGCATTTCGGTGCTTCTGTTTCCAGAGGCGGGACGGACGACGGGCGAGTTGGAGGCATTCAAGGATGGCGCCGCGTACGTGGCGATCAAGGCGGGCGTGCCCATGATCCCGCTCGGCATTGTCGGGAGCCTCGACGTGCAGCCGCCCGGCAGCTTCAGCATCCATCCGGGTGAGGTGGTGATCCGGGTGGGGACGCCGGTGCCGACGATCGATATTCCGCTGGGCGAGCGGACGCGGCTCTCGCAGTTGCTGTGGGTGCGGGTGGCGGACCTGATCGGGTATCCGGCGCCGGCGGAGAAGCGCGAAGCCGCCGAGCGCGAGTTGACCCCGCAATAG
- a CDS encoding SDR family oxidoreductase, translated as MISARQTFRDHEILITGANGFVGKVALGLFIARYPDFKHLHILMRAKRGYSPRERFERDVLTSPCLAPVVEKADPRLVAERMTMHAGDIGQPLCGLSEETVARLTGRVSLILNIAGLVEFTPPVDESFASNVDGTENAIGLAKRLGAKILHVSTCFVCGESDGLVEEDLAVPGFYPRRKGPDDESFRARDEIRFMRQQISGVYEQAASNPRMDEKQVKQKLTDLGVQRARQWGWVNTYTYSKSLGEQLIATEPGLEYAIVRPAIVEAALEFPFPGWVEGGRTAAPLVMMAMKGLRHWPLRAEAPMEVVPVDQVCTAMLAAAALLLHGKGARVYNLGTADSNPVPLGRIVEWMHADYCRSKNRPRFLMPGVKILTPAQAKKRGQALLDRLNGLHAVAVGLRQFTSRTGLPGKRLFGKLSSDLRVLGIQVNIREQALELYQPFLFDNRFIFESRNVREAHALLAEEDRKALPWSPETIDWRRYWSENEVKGIQKWVEAEATKGWSFKI; from the coding sequence TTGATCTCCGCACGCCAGACCTTCCGCGATCACGAAATCCTCATCACCGGCGCCAACGGCTTCGTAGGGAAAGTCGCGCTGGGGCTCTTCATCGCCCGTTACCCGGATTTCAAGCACCTGCACATCCTAATGCGGGCGAAGCGCGGGTATTCGCCCCGCGAACGCTTCGAACGGGATGTCCTGACCTCTCCGTGCCTCGCGCCGGTCGTTGAAAAGGCGGACCCGCGCCTCGTCGCCGAGCGTATGACCATGCACGCTGGCGACATCGGCCAGCCTTTGTGCGGACTGAGCGAGGAAACCGTCGCCCGACTCACCGGCCGGGTTTCGCTGATCCTCAACATCGCCGGCCTCGTCGAGTTCACACCGCCCGTCGATGAATCCTTCGCCTCCAACGTCGACGGCACCGAGAACGCCATCGGGCTCGCCAAGCGCCTTGGCGCGAAGATCCTCCACGTCTCCACCTGCTTCGTTTGCGGCGAGTCCGACGGGCTGGTCGAAGAGGACCTCGCCGTCCCCGGTTTCTACCCCCGCCGCAAGGGCCCCGACGACGAGAGTTTCCGCGCCCGCGACGAAATCCGTTTCATGCGCCAGCAGATTAGCGGCGTCTACGAGCAGGCCGCTTCCAATCCGCGGATGGACGAAAAGCAGGTGAAGCAGAAGCTGACTGATCTCGGCGTGCAACGCGCCAGGCAGTGGGGCTGGGTCAACACCTACACCTACTCGAAGAGTCTCGGCGAGCAGTTGATCGCCACCGAGCCCGGCCTCGAGTACGCCATCGTCCGTCCGGCCATCGTCGAAGCCGCGCTCGAGTTTCCGTTCCCCGGCTGGGTAGAGGGCGGGCGCACCGCCGCACCGCTCGTCATGATGGCGATGAAAGGCCTGCGCCACTGGCCCCTCCGCGCCGAAGCTCCCATGGAAGTTGTCCCGGTGGATCAGGTTTGCACCGCCATGCTCGCCGCCGCCGCCCTGCTTCTTCATGGCAAGGGCGCGCGCGTCTACAACCTAGGAACCGCGGATTCGAACCCGGTGCCTCTCGGCCGGATCGTTGAATGGATGCACGCCGACTATTGCCGGTCCAAGAACCGCCCCCGATTCCTGATGCCCGGCGTGAAAATCCTCACGCCGGCCCAGGCCAAGAAACGCGGCCAGGCACTGCTGGACCGGCTGAACGGGCTCCACGCGGTGGCCGTCGGGCTCCGCCAGTTCACCTCGCGCACCGGACTACCCGGCAAGCGCCTGTTTGGCAAGCTGAGCTCGGACCTGCGTGTGCTCGGCATCCAGGTAAACATCCGCGAGCAGGCCCTCGAACTCTACCAGCCCTTTCTGTTCGATAACCGCTTCATCTTCGAAAGCCGCAACGTCCGCGAGGCCCATGCCCTGCTCGCCGAAGAGGACCGCAAGGCGCTGCCCTGGTCGCCGGAGACGATCGACTGGCGGCGCTACTGGTCCGAGAACGAAGTGAAGGGAATCCAGAAATGGGTGGAGGCCGAAGCCACCAAGGGCTGGTCCTTTAAGATATAG